The Ochotona princeps isolate mOchPri1 chromosome 1, mOchPri1.hap1, whole genome shotgun sequence genome has a segment encoding these proteins:
- the LOC105942504 gene encoding zinc finger protein with KRAB and SCAN domains 3-like codes for MARESRESSSLDAQPAEDQMELLVIKVEEEEASVFAERSSLPDSSTAAAGSEGSRQRFRAFRYPEATGPREALGRLRELCRRWLRPDLHSKEQILELLVLEQFLTILPRDLQSWVHTQRPESGEEVVVLLEYLQRQLDEPTLQVESTGLGQELLSCKRELLTPTQGSQSSQFQPAKALLRHKSLGSPSLQDRVLQGSGLAQGGSCRGDMVAAPQSQELRKMESGAQMLRPGWTQPDPPQMHFYMDEKLESFNSLNSLGGDTQTKIRILPPAEPQPEQEPGQTPGHLNGDIARIPTHAQAGEPEGRLKRKRQNASGSGRHICHECGKSFAQSSGLSKHRRIHTGEKPYECEQCGKAFIGSSALVIHQRVHTGEKPYECEECGKAFSHSSDLIKHQRTHTGEKPYECDNCGRTFSQSCSLLEHHRIHTGEKPYRCTVCGKAFRRSSHLLRHQRVHGDKKIQESEHGEAWGCQARTESQWENVQTPVSYKCNDCERSFTQNTGLLEHQKIHTGEKPYPCDTCGKGFTRMSDLIQHQQSHEGKKILS; via the exons ATGGCTCGAGAATCAAGGGAAAGCTCATCCTTGGATGCTCAACCTGCAGAGGaccagatggagcttctggtcATCAAAGTGGAggaggaagaagcttctgtctttGCAGAGAGGTCTAGTTTACCTGATAGCTCCACTGCTGCCGCCGGCTCCGAAGGCTCCCGCCAGCGCTTCCGTGCTTTCCGCTACCCAGAGGCCACGGGTCCCCGCGAGGCACTTGGCCGGCTCCGGGAGCTCTGCCGACGGTGGCTGCGGCCCGACCTGCACAGCAAGGAGCAGATCCTggagctgctggtgctggagcagTTCCTGACCATCCTGCCCAGGGACCTGCAGAGCTGGGTGCACACGCAGCGCCCCGAGAgtggggaggaggtggtggtgctGTTGGAGTATTTGCAGCGGCAGCTGGATGAGCCGACGCTGCAGGTAGAAAGTACAGGTTTG GGGCAAGAACTGCTTAGTTGCAAGAGGGAATTGTTGACACCAACTCAGGGATCACAAAGTAGCCAATTCCAACCAGCGAAGGCTTTGTTGAGGCACAAATCTCTGGGATCTCCATCTCTACAAGACAGGG TTCTCCAGGGTTCCGGACTTGCCCAGGGAGGGAGCTGCAGAGGAGACATGGTGGCTGCTCCACAGTCTCAG GAGTTGCGgaaaatggaaagtggggcccAGATGCTCCGTCCTGGGTGGACGCAGCCAGATCCACCTCAGATGCACTTTTACATGGATGAAAAGCTGGAGAGCTTTAACAGCCTCAATTCCCTAG GTGGTGACACACAGACTAAGATCAGGATCTTGCCTCCAGCTGAGCCACAACCagagcaagagccaggacagacACCAGGCCACTTGAATGGTGACATTGCCCGGATTCCCACACATGCGCAAGCTGGGGAGCCAGAGGGCAGGTTAAAAAGGAAGCGCCAGAATGCCTCAGGGAGTGGCCGGCACATCTGCCATGAGTGTGGGAAGAGTTTTGCGCAGAGTTCAGGCCTGAGTAAACACAGAAGaatccacactggagagaaaccctACGAATGTGAACAATGTGGGAAAGCCTTTATTGGGAGCTCTGCTCTTGTCATTCACCAGAGAGTTCACACCGGGGAGAAGCCCTATGAGTGTGAAGAATGTGGCAAGGCTTTTAGTCACAGTTCAGACCTTATCAAACACCAGAGAAcacacactggggagaagccctacGAGTGTGATAACTGTGGAAGAACCTTCAGCCAGAGCTGCAGTCTCCTTGAACATCACAGAATCCAtacaggggagaagccatacaGGTGCACTGTGTGTGGCAAAGCTTTTAGGCGGAGTTCACATCTCCTGAGacatcagagggtccatgggGATAAAAAGATTCAGGAATCTGAACATGGAGAGGCCTGGGGATGCCAGGCTAGGACGGAAAGTCAGTGGGAAAATGTCCAAACTCCCGTGTCTTATAAATGTAATGACTGTGAAAGAAGTTTTACTCAGAATACAGGTCTTCTTGAACATCAAAAAATCCATACTGGGGAGAAACCCTATCCGTGTGACACATGCGGAAAGGGCTTCACGCGAATGTCAGACCTGATTCAACATCAGCAAAGCCACGAGGGCAAGAAAATTCTATCCTAG